A single Muntiacus reevesi chromosome 9, mMunRee1.1, whole genome shotgun sequence DNA region contains:
- the LOC136175095 gene encoding large ribosomal subunit protein eL43-like produces the protein MAKCTKKVGIVGKYGTRYDASLRKMVKKIEINQHTKYTCSFCGKTKMKRRAVDIWHCGPCMKTVAGGAWTYNTTSAVTVKSAIRRLKKLKDQ, from the coding sequence ATGGCAAAATGCACCAAGAAGGTTGGAATCGTGGGCAAATACGGGACCCGTTATGATGCCTCCCTCAGGAAAATggtgaagaaaattgaaatcaaccAGCACACCAAGTATACCTGCTCCTTCTGTGGCAAAACCAAAATGAAGAGAAGAGCTGTGGACATTTGGCACTGTGGTCCCTGCATGAAAACAGTAGCTGGTGGTGCCTGGACCTACAACACCACTTCTGCTGTGACAGTAAAGTCTGCCATCAGAagactgaagaaactgaaggacCAATAG